The genomic segment CGTCAAGCAAGACTCCATTGACAACATAATCGCCTTCTTTAAGGTTAATTGATTTTACACCAGCAGCTTTTGAACCCACAACAGGGACCTCTTCTAAAGAATAGCGCAAACCAAACCCTCGATGAGTCACTAAAAATACGTCTTTCAATAAAGGATTTTCTGTATAGACAATATTTACTAATTCATCAGTAGTGGTTTTTAGCTTGATAGCAGAAAAAGATTTATTTTTATAATTGCGTCCAATGACATAATCTGAAACAGCCGTTTGTTTAATATAGCCTTCTCTGGTGATAAATGTGAAGGTAGCATTCGGTGATTGCTTCTCAATGCCAAAGACTTTTATTACTTTTTCATCTGCTTCAAAAGCAATATTTTGAGATAAATGATCTCCCATATCTTTCCATCTCAAGTCAGACAATTCATGAACTGGACGATAGATAATATTTCCCTTGCTGGTAAACAACAATAAATGATTCAACGTATTTAGCTGTTGAATATAAATTGGGTAATCTCCTTCTTTAATGCCGATTTCATTAGGTTTAGATGCACTGTACGAACGTAAACTTGTTCGTTTAATGTAACCTTCTTTAGTAACAGATACAAAGACTTCTTCAGAAGCAATCAAGACTTCAGTATCGATCTTCAACTCTTCAATTTCATCTTGAATAACAGTAAGTCTGGGAGAAGCGTAGTTTTTCTTCACTTCAACTAACTCTTTTTTCATGACTTTATCAAGCTCTTTAGGACTAGATAAGATTTTTTTGTAACTTGCAATATCCTTATCTAATGAAGCTGCTTCAAGTTCTAATGCCGTGATATCGGTATTCGTTAATCGATAAAGTTGCAAAGAAACAATAGCTTCTGCTTGGATTTCAGTGAAATCAAATTGTTCTACTAAATTCTCTTTTGCGTTTTTCTTATCTTTACTGCTTCGAATGGCATTGATTACTTGATCTAGAATAGATAAAGCTTTAATTAGACCAGAAACGATGTGTTGTCTGCTTTCAGCTTTTCGCAAATTGAATTTCGTTCTTCTGGTAATGACTTCTCTTTTATGCTCTAAGTAGGCTTCTAACATTCTAACGATACCGGATTGCTTAGGGCGTTTTTTATCAATAGCAACCATATTAAAATTATAAGCTACTTGTAAATCAGTATTTTTCAATAAATAATTTAAAATTCCTTGTGCATTTGCTTCTTTTTTTAACTCAATTACGATTTGAAGCCCATTACGGTCAGACTCATCACGTACTTCAGCAATTCCATCGATTTTTTTATTCAACCGAATTTCATCCATTTTGCGGACTAAAACAGCCTTATTTACTTCGTAAGGAATTTCATTGATCACAATTTGTTCTTTTCCGCCTCTAACTTCTTCAATTCTAGTCTTTGAGCGAACAATAATTTTTCCTCTTCCTGTTTCATAAGCTTTCTGAATGCCATCTACACCTTGTACAATAGCTCCAGTCGGAAAATCAGGACCTTTAATGTGTTTCATTAAATCAGTTACATCTGCAGATGGGTGATCAATTAAATGAACGGTTGCATCAATCACCTCTCCTAAATTATGAGGTGGGATATCTGTTGCGTAACCGGCTGATATCCCTGTAGCTCCATTAACCATTAGGTTAGGATAGCTAGCTGGGAATACTGTAGGTTCTTCATCAGTATCATCAAAGTTTAAAATGAAGTCAACCGTTTCTTTATCGATATCTCGCACAAGTTCAGCAGAAATCTTTGATAAACGAGCTTCGGTATACCGCATAGCTGCTGGAGGATCTCCATCCATGCTCCCGTTGTTCCCATGCATTTCAATCAAGACCTCACGTTGTTTCCAATCTTGACTTAATCGTACCATAGCTTCATAGACACTGCTGTCTCCATGAGGGTGGTAATTCCCAATCACATTACCGACTGTTTTTGCGGATTTTCTAAAGCCTTTATCTGCCGTGTTGCCTTCTACGTTCATCGCATATAAGATTCGGCGTTGAACCGGTTTTAAACCGTCACGAATGTCTGGTAAAGCTCGTTCTTGAATAATATATTTTGAATAGCGTCCAAAACGATCTCCCATTACTTCTTCCAGGGTTAATTCCTGAATATCCGCTCTATTCTCCATCTTCGACACTTCCTTCATCTACTGTTTCAATTTGATCCATAATTTGACTATTTTCTAAAATGCTGCCGCCTTCTTCAAACGTAAACTCTACGTGAGACTCGATCCATTTCCGTCTAGGTTCTACTTTATCGCCCATTAAGACAGACACACGTTTTTCAGCTTGAGCTGCATTATCTATTTTTACTCGGATCAATGTTCTGGTCTCTGGATTCATAGTTGTATCCCATAACTGATCAGCGTTCATTTCACCAAGACCTTTGTATCGTTGCAAGATATAATTTTTACCAAAATCTTTGGTGACTTGAACCAATTCATCATCTGTCCATGCATAAGCAATTTTTTCTTTTTTGCCAGTACCTTTTGATAGCTTATACAGTGGCGGCAATGCTAGGTAAACTTTACCTGCTTCAAAAAGAGGTTTCATGTAACGATAAAAGAACGTCAATAATAATGTTTGAATATGAGCACCATCGGTATCCGCATCGGTCATGATGATGATCTTATCGTAATTGCAATCAGCAATATCAAATTCAGGTCCTACACCAGCGCCGATCGTATAGATCATGGTACTGATTTCTTCATTTTTCATTACATCTTGTAATTTAGCTTTTTCAGTATTGATAACTTTCCCACGAAGAGGCAATATGGCTTGGAACTTACGGTCTCTGCCTTGTTTAGCTGAACCCCCCGCAGAATCTCCCTCTACTAAATAAAGTTCATTACGTTTGGCATTTTTACTTTGAGCTGGTGTTAATTTACCAGATAAAAGGGTGTCATTTTTTTTGCGTTTTTTCCCATTACGGCTTTCTTCACGTGCTTTTCGAGCAGCATCTCTGGCTTCGCGTGCTTTAAGAGCTTTACGGATCAATTGTTGGCTTAAATCACCGTTTTCCACTAAATAAAAACTAAGTTGGTCACTTACAACGGTCTCTACCGCTGATCTTGCTTGAGGAGTTCCTAGTTTACTCTTTGTTTGGCCTTCAAATTGCAAAAGATTCTCTGGTATCCGAATTGAAATAACAGCTGCTAAACCTTCTCTAAAATCGGTACCTTCTAAATTTTTGTCTTTTTCTTTTAATAGGCTTACTTTACGCGCATATTCATTGAACGTTTTGGTAATGGCTGTTTTCATACCCGATTCATGAGTACCGCCGTCTTTTGTTCGTACATTGTTAACAAACGATAAAATCGTTTCTGAATAACCATCATTGTATTGAAAAGCAAATTCAACTTCGATCTCATTGGTTTCGCCTTCAAAGTAAGCTACAGAGGTTAATAAATCTTTGTCTTCATTTAAATACCCGACAAATTCTTTAATCCCTTCTTCATAATAAAAAACTTCGGCTTGGTCATTTCGTTCATCTTTTAATTCAATGCGTAATCCTTTTAAAAGAAACGCAGATTCTCTTAAACGTTCTGCTAAGATATCATAAGACAAATTAGTCGTAGTAAAAATAGTCGCATCAGGTTTGAAATGGACAATGGTTCCGTTTTTTTCATTATTCGTTTTTATTTTCTTTAATGATCCTTTAGGTTTTCCACCATCTACGAATTTTTGTTGGTAATGAACCCCTTCGCGGATGATCGTAACAGTAAGCCATTCAGAAAGGGCGTTAACGACACTGGCACCTACACCATGTAATCCACCGGAAGTCTTATAGCCACCTTGTCCAAACTTCCCACCAGCATGCAGCACTGTAAAAATAACTTGTACAGTAGGGATCCCAGATGAATGCATCCCAATCGGCATTCCGCGCCCATTATCTTTTACACTAATGCTGTTGTCTTTATGCAAAGTCACACTAATCTCAGTTCCAAAGCCCGATAAAGCCTCATCGACTGAATTATCGACTATTTCATAGACTAAATGGTGTAATCCTCGTGCATCAGTAGATCCAATATACATACCCGGTCTTTTTCGTACCGCTTCTAATCCTTCTAGGACCTGGATCGACTCATCGTTGTAATCTTTATTTAATTCTTTTGGCATACTAAAACTCCTTAATGCATTAAAATAAAGTGATTCCTGCTTACCTATCCACCAAAACAATGCTCATTCTTGTTTGAATGGAACCAAAGAAGGTTCTTTCTTCATTCTAAAGTTTTTCTGATCTCTTTTTATTAGTTTGCAATTATGAGTAAAGTCACAAATAGACTCATTGATTGCTTCAGTTTCATAAGCACCTGTTTAATCATACTCTATCTTTTAAGGAATAGAAAGCACTAAACAACAGATTTTTAACAAAAACCGAAAATATGTTCGCCTTAAAATAATAAGCTTTTCTTTTTTATTAAACTATTTATTTTTTTGAAATGCAAGTTTGTTAGAAATATAATGTCCCTTTACCTACCTGCTGGAGCGACAGATAAAACGCTTTTTTTCTAGCCTTCTATTACGATAAGTGTTAAAATGATGAATACGTTAGTGTATCTATGTATACTGCAAGTCAAGGAGAGAAGTTTGTTGATTAAAATCATAATTATGTTCATTATTGCTTATTTATTAGGTTCGATTCCTTCAGGTGTTTGGATAGGAACGAAATTTTATGGGAAAGATATCCGTCAATTTGGTAGCGGCAACTCTGGGACGACAAATACATTTAGAGTTTTAGGAAAAACGGCCGGAACCACTGTACTATTAGCAGATGTATTAAAAGGTACACTGGCTGCAAGCTTGCCTTTACTGTTCAATGTCCCCATTAATCCTATGGTTATTGGTTTAGGCGCTATCCTTGGTCATACTTACCCCATTTTTGCAGGATTTAAAGGCGGAAAAGCTGTTGCCACTAGTGCTGGAGTACTATTAGCCTATAACCCTGTATTTTTTGTTTACAGCGTCTGTATATTTATAGCCCTTTTATTTTTATCCCGTATGGTCAGCTTTTCAAGTATGATTTCGTTACCTCTTATTACTCTTTCCTCATTATTTATTGGGGATTGGATCTTAACGACCATTGCATTTTTATTAACGCTTTTTATTATTTACAGACATAGAGAAAATATCAAACGAATTCGTAACGGTACAGAAAGCAAAGTTCCTTTCGGTTTAGGCTACAAAAAAGATAAAAAGTAACACGCCAAAACAAAAAACAAGAGGGTTTGAGACGATGATCTCAAGCCCTTTTGTTTTATTTGTTTATACTAAAAAGATTTAAGTCAACGAAATTGTGTAGTGTGCAGCAAATGTCTCCATACCCTTTAAGTGTTGAATACCTAATTTTTCAGTTAATTCACCACTGGCATTTTGTGTATCTGCTATTCCGAACCATGGCTCGATACATACAAAAGGAGCTTCTTTATTAGGTGGTGACCAAATACCTGTATAAGGAAAGCCTTCAAACGTCAACGCTACTGAACGAGCCGTTTTTTCAGAAGAAATCGAAAAAATATTTTTTCCTTTTGTTTCATAGATAAGTGCATCATGATCAAATAACGGTCTTTTTAAATCGATTTCCGTATTGGTTTGACTAAGCGTTTTATTTTCTAAATCCAAATAAGAACCGATTAACGGAATCTTTTTACGTGTTTCTCTAGGTAAAAAAGTTAAATAGTAATCTTCGAATGTTGTATCGCTTGTCATAGGAACATTAAACCCTGGATGACCGCCAATTGAAAAATACATATCCTCTGTTGGGTGAGTGTTGTAGACGCCATAACTGACCTTAATATCGTTTTTATCCAACGTGTACGTAAGGGTTAGTTTAAAATCAAACGGGTAACTTACTTTTGTTTCCGGAGTAGATGATACAGTGAAACAAACGGATACGTCTGATTGTTCTTCAACTTGGAATACAAGGTCTCTAGCGAATCCATGTTGATTTAATGAATAGGTTTTTCCTTGGTAGACATATTCATCATTTTTCAGCCGACCAACAATGGGAAATAAAACAGGAGCTTTTCTACCCCAAAAAGTTGGATCACCTTGCCATAAGTATTCTACTTCTTCACTAGTACTTTTAATACTTTGCAATTCTGCACCTTCTTGGGAAATGTGAACAGTTAATGCGTCATTTTTTAATGTAATCATTGTTAATAGCCTCCTAGTTTGTTCAACTGCATGATGTGTTTAAAAAATAATCCTTTAATTATACAAACTAAAGGATTATTTCTATGATGAATGACGCATCAATAAATCGATTCTTTTTCTAATACCTCAATAAACTTTGTGTTTTGTATTTTGATGTACGTTCCTTTCATGCCTAAAGACCGAGATTCAATAATTCCACCTGATTCTAGCTTACGCAAAGCATTAACAATGACAGAACGGGTGATTCCTACTTTATCCGCAACATTGGAAGCAGTGATTCGACCTTCTGTACCGTCTAATTCTTCAAAAATCGCCTTTATCGCCTTTAGTTCACTATAAGACAACGTTTTGATCGCCATTTGAACTGTAGCCATACTTCGAGCTGATTCTGCGATCTGTGTAGACTTTTTATACAAGACTTCTATTCCAACAACAGTTGCGGCATGTTCGCCGAGTATGAGATCATTGTCATCGAATACTTGGTTCAAGCGTGCAAGCAACAAAGTCCCTAACCGTTCTCCTGCCACAAAAACAGGGATAACCGTAGTTAAACCTTCTACAAACATATCTCTTGTTTCGATAGGAAAGACGGTATAATCGCTTTCGATGCCAATATTTGTTCTGGTCTCATAGATTTCTAGCATGCTGCGGGTATACTTCATAGGAAATTTTTCATCAATAAGCATTTGTTTAACACGCTCGTTATTGATTTCGTGTTTCTCATGGTAGCCTAAAAGTGTCCCAGCGTCGTCGATCAGATACGTGTTGGCATTAAGAATATCCCCTAACACGATTGCCATATCATTAAACGCTAATACTCCTTCGGGTGAAGACTCGGATTTTACTACGCCGCCTTTAGTTTGTAACAAATAATTAATTTTACGCATTTTTTGCAGTAAATCATTCATGTGAAGCCTCCATCGATCTTTTATAAAATGTAGCGACTTAAATCTTTGTCTGCTACAATGTGTTCAATTTTTTCATTTACATAGCTTTCTGTGATGGTGATTTCTCCCATTTGCATATCTGGAGCTTCAAACAATAAATCTTCTAATAATTTTTCTAAAATTGTATGCAAGCGTCTTGCCCCAATATTATCTGTTTCATGATTAACATGATAAGCTATCTCTGCTAATCGTTCAATGGACTCATACGTAAAAGTGATGGTAACATTCTCAGTTTCAAGCATAGCAATATACTGTTTTAACAATGCATTATTCGGTTCGGTTAAAATTTTGACAAAATCTTCTTTTGTTAAGTCATCTAACTCTACACGAATCGGGAATCTTCCTTGTAATTCAGGAATCAAATCACTTGGTTTAGCGACATGAAAAGCACCGGAAGCAATAAACAAGATATGATCTGTTTGAATAGGACCGTATTTTGTAGTCACTTGAGACCCTTCTACAATCGGTAAAATGTCACGTTGAACACCTTCTCTAGAAACGGTTCCGCTATTTTCATTTTTAGACGTAATTTTATCAAATTCATCAATAAAAATGATTCCTGCGTTTTGAGCTAAGTCAACAGCCATGGATTGAATGTCTTCTGGATTGACTAATTTTGAAGATTCTTCTTGAATAAAGAGTTCAATCGCTTTTTTCACGGTAACGGTACGTTTGGTTTTTTGTTTTGGACGTAAAGCACCTAATGTTTCGTTCAAGTCAATACCCATTTGTTCCAATCCGGCTCCCATAGAAGAATTCATTGGTTTCTTTTGGCTTTCAACTTGAACAGTCAATTCTCTATCATCCAATAGACCATTACGAATTTGTTGTTTCATTTTTTCACGGTCGTTAGAAATAGTTTCGGTTACTTCTTCTTCCTCTTCTTCTGCTGCTTGTGGGTTAACTTGGTTAGGATCAATACCCATATTTTTAAACATGCTTTCAAAAGGATTAGCATTAGTATTTTGTTTCTTTTCTTTTTTGATCCCTGGTATCAATAGTTTTACAATCCGTTCGATGGCGTTTCGTTCTGCTTGAGTGTAGACATTAGAATATTGTTGTTTTTCTACGATTTGAATAGACGCTTCCACTAGATCACGAACCATAGATTCAACATCTCTTCCGATATACCCGACTTCTGTAAATTTAGTTGCTTCAACTTTTACAAAAGGTGCTTGAACGATCGTTGCTAAACGACGTGCAATTTCTGTTTTTCCTACACCCGTTGCTCCAATCATCAATAAGTTTTTGGGTGTGATTTCTTTTTGCATATCTTCATTTAGTTTTAGGCGTCTTTGACGATTGCGCAAAGCTACAGCAACCGATTTTTTAGCGGTTGCCTGTCCAATAATGTATTTATCTAGCTCGGCTACAATTTCTTTTGGAGTCATATTATCTTTAGTCATCATTTCGTTCACTCCTTATAATTCTTCCACAATAATATTATGATTCGTGAAAACACAAATATCAGCAGCTGTGTTTAAACTCTCTTCCGCTATTTGGGCTGCTGTTAGCTCTTTACCATGTTTTTTTAAGGCTCTTCCTGCTGCAAGTGCAAAGTTTCCGCCTGAACCGATCGCAAGTATTCCGTCATCTGGCTGGATGACTTCACCGCCACCCGAAACCATTAACATTTCTTCTTTATTCATCACGATTAATAAAGCTTCCAATTTTTGCATTGCACGATCTGAACGCCACTCTTGAGCCAATTCTACTGCAGCGCGAGTGAGGTTCCCTTTATATTCGTGTAATTTGCTTTCAAATTTTTCTTCTAACGTAAAGGCATCCGCTACACTACCAGCAAATCCAACAAGTACTTCATCATTGTAAATGCGGCGAACTTTGCGTGCCGTGCCTTTCATGATGACCTGTTCACCCATGGTTACTTGGCCATCTCCTGCCATTGCACTTTTTCCATTATGTTGAATCGCGAAAATAGTTGTTGCATGAAATTCTGTCATTATTTTTTCCTCCAGTCAGTTATCCATTCCTAAGCTCTTGGATGAAATTGACGATAATTTTTTTGTAATCGTTCCTTTGTTACGTGAGCGTATATTTGAGTTGATGATAAACTAGCATGACCAAGCAATTCTTGAACGGTTCGCATGTCTGCTCCATTGTTTAATAAATGGGTCGCAAAAGAATGACGCAGCATATGCGGATGAATATCAGATGTTAAACTGCTTTTTTTAATCACTTGATTTAATATATATTCAATTCCAGTAGACGTTATTGGATCGCCATGATGATTCACAAATAAAAAGGAATGATCCTTTTGGTATTTTGCCATTAATGGAGTACGGCTCTTTTCCATATACTCACGTATAGCAACCGCTGCATAATGTCCAAAAGGTACATAGCGTTCTTTATTCCCTTTACCATGGATCAACAGCACACTTAAATCAAAATCAATATCTTTCAATGTAATCCCGCTGCATTCACTCACACGTATTCCTGTTCCATAAAGGACCTCGAGGATGGCTTCATTCCTAAAATCAAGCGGCCTTTCTCCTTTTACAGCTTCAAAAAGAGCATCCATTTCTTTTTCATAAAAGAATTTAGGCAAACGAAGCGTTTTCTTTTTTAAATGAATATAAGAAAATGGATTATCTTGAGTCAATTGGTTTTTTAATAAAAACTGATAAAATGCTCGTAAACTAGAAATTTTTCTTGAAACACTATTGCGGCTTAATCCTTGTTCGTTTAATTCACCTAAATAGATCCGGACATCTTGAAGAGTTACGCTACTAAAATCAGCATCTCCCGTTTGATTTAAAAATAATTCAAAATGAGTGATATCTTCCTCATAAGCTTTTTTTGTCAGCTCAGAATAATGTCTTTCGGTAATCAAATATTGCAAAAAAGTTTTTTTAATTGTTTGATCTACCAAAAATGATCCCTCCACTCTTACAACAAAGCTACTTTATCATACAAATATTTAGATTACAATCGATAAAGAATTAAATTAATTGAATTTTAAAACAATTCATTTCTGCTTTAATCTTTGCTGTTAAATGAATAATCTTTTATTTTTTACCTTTAGATATGTATAAAAGAACTAGTTAAGCAAGAGGAGTATCACTCTGCTTAACTAGTTCTTTTATGCTTTAGTTATTTTTGCAGTTCTTCTTTATAATCACAATGACTGCAGACCACTTGTTTGCTGCCTTTTGCTTTCTTTTCAACTAAATAATGCTCACATTTAGGACAGTTACGACCAACCGGTTTATCCCATGAAACGAATTCGCACGTTGGGTAACGATCACATCCGTAAAAAATACGGTTTTTCTTAGATTTTCGTTCAATGACATGTCCTTCACCACATACAGGACAAGTAACGCCGATTTCTTTTACGATTGGTTTGGTATTGCGACAATCCGGGAAATTACTGCAGGCATAGAATTTTCCATATCGTCCAAGTTTGATTACCATTGGATGGCCACAAAGATCACAATCAAATCCAGCAGGTTCATCTTTGATTTGGACTTTTTCCATATTTTCTTCC from the Carnobacterium inhibens subsp. inhibens DSM 13024 genome contains:
- the codY gene encoding GTP-sensing pleiotropic transcriptional regulator CodY, with product MNDLLQKMRKINYLLQTKGGVVKSESSPEGVLAFNDMAIVLGDILNANTYLIDDAGTLLGYHEKHEINNERVKQMLIDEKFPMKYTRSMLEIYETRTNIGIESDYTVFPIETRDMFVEGLTTVIPVFVAGERLGTLLLARLNQVFDDNDLILGEHAATVVGIEVLYKKSTQIAESARSMATVQMAIKTLSYSELKAIKAIFEELDGTEGRITASNVADKVGITRSVIVNALRKLESGGIIESRSLGMKGTYIKIQNTKFIEVLEKESIY
- the hslV gene encoding ATP-dependent protease subunit HslV, which gives rise to MTEFHATTIFAIQHNGKSAMAGDGQVTMGEQVIMKGTARKVRRIYNDEVLVGFAGSVADAFTLEEKFESKLHEYKGNLTRAAVELAQEWRSDRAMQKLEALLIVMNKEEMLMVSGGGEVIQPDDGILAIGSGGNFALAAGRALKKHGKELTAAQIAEESLNTAADICVFTNHNIIVEEL
- a CDS encoding aldose 1-epimerase family protein, which encodes MITLKNDALTVHISQEGAELQSIKSTSEEVEYLWQGDPTFWGRKAPVLFPIVGRLKNDEYVYQGKTYSLNQHGFARDLVFQVEEQSDVSVCFTVSSTPETKVSYPFDFKLTLTYTLDKNDIKVSYGVYNTHPTEDMYFSIGGHPGFNVPMTSDTTFEDYYLTFLPRETRKKIPLIGSYLDLENKTLSQTNTEIDLKRPLFDHDALIYETKGKNIFSISSEKTARSVALTFEGFPYTGIWSPPNKEAPFVCIEPWFGIADTQNASGELTEKLGIQHLKGMETFAAHYTISLT
- the parC gene encoding DNA topoisomerase IV subunit A — its product is MENRADIQELTLEEVMGDRFGRYSKYIIQERALPDIRDGLKPVQRRILYAMNVEGNTADKGFRKSAKTVGNVIGNYHPHGDSSVYEAMVRLSQDWKQREVLIEMHGNNGSMDGDPPAAMRYTEARLSKISAELVRDIDKETVDFILNFDDTDEEPTVFPASYPNLMVNGATGISAGYATDIPPHNLGEVIDATVHLIDHPSADVTDLMKHIKGPDFPTGAIVQGVDGIQKAYETGRGKIIVRSKTRIEEVRGGKEQIVINEIPYEVNKAVLVRKMDEIRLNKKIDGIAEVRDESDRNGLQIVIELKKEANAQGILNYLLKNTDLQVAYNFNMVAIDKKRPKQSGIVRMLEAYLEHKREVITRRTKFNLRKAESRQHIVSGLIKALSILDQVINAIRSSKDKKNAKENLVEQFDFTEIQAEAIVSLQLYRLTNTDITALELEAASLDKDIASYKKILSSPKELDKVMKKELVEVKKNYASPRLTVIQDEIEELKIDTEVLIASEEVFVSVTKEGYIKRTSLRSYSASKPNEIGIKEGDYPIYIQQLNTLNHLLLFTSKGNIIYRPVHELSDLRWKDMGDHLSQNIAFEADEKVIKVFGIEKQSPNATFTFITREGYIKQTAVSDYVIGRNYKNKSFSAIKLKTTTDELVNIVYTENPLLKDVFLVTHRGFGLRYSLEEVPVVGSKAAGVKSINLKEGDYVVNGVLLDVETGKTELMILTHRGSIKKMNLRDFETLGRAKRGLLILRELKKNPHRVAFAFEASKEDVYTILTSKGKEIPLSSASYSISDRYSNGSFIVDEVEDGTPIEVKKDLLSNENK
- the xerC gene encoding tyrosine recombinase XerC produces the protein MVDQTIKKTFLQYLITERHYSELTKKAYEEDITHFELFLNQTGDADFSSVTLQDVRIYLGELNEQGLSRNSVSRKISSLRAFYQFLLKNQLTQDNPFSYIHLKKKTLRLPKFFYEKEMDALFEAVKGERPLDFRNEAILEVLYGTGIRVSECSGITLKDIDFDLSVLLIHGKGNKERYVPFGHYAAVAIREYMEKSRTPLMAKYQKDHSFLFVNHHGDPITSTGIEYILNQVIKKSSLTSDIHPHMLRHSFATHLLNNGADMRTVQELLGHASLSSTQIYAHVTKERLQKNYRQFHPRA
- the plsY gene encoding glycerol-3-phosphate 1-O-acyltransferase PlsY; translated protein: MKIIIMFIIAYLLGSIPSGVWIGTKFYGKDIRQFGSGNSGTTNTFRVLGKTAGTTVLLADVLKGTLAASLPLLFNVPINPMVIGLGAILGHTYPIFAGFKGGKAVATSAGVLLAYNPVFFVYSVCIFIALLFLSRMVSFSSMISLPLITLSSLFIGDWILTTIAFLLTLFIIYRHRENIKRIRNGTESKVPFGLGYKKDKK
- the parE gene encoding DNA topoisomerase IV subunit B, with the protein product MPKELNKDYNDESIQVLEGLEAVRKRPGMYIGSTDARGLHHLVYEIVDNSVDEALSGFGTEISVTLHKDNSISVKDNGRGMPIGMHSSGIPTVQVIFTVLHAGGKFGQGGYKTSGGLHGVGASVVNALSEWLTVTIIREGVHYQQKFVDGGKPKGSLKKIKTNNEKNGTIVHFKPDATIFTTTNLSYDILAERLRESAFLLKGLRIELKDERNDQAEVFYYEEGIKEFVGYLNEDKDLLTSVAYFEGETNEIEVEFAFQYNDGYSETILSFVNNVRTKDGGTHESGMKTAITKTFNEYARKVSLLKEKDKNLEGTDFREGLAAVISIRIPENLLQFEGQTKSKLGTPQARSAVETVVSDQLSFYLVENGDLSQQLIRKALKAREARDAARKAREESRNGKKRKKNDTLLSGKLTPAQSKNAKRNELYLVEGDSAGGSAKQGRDRKFQAILPLRGKVINTEKAKLQDVMKNEEISTMIYTIGAGVGPEFDIADCNYDKIIIMTDADTDGAHIQTLLLTFFYRYMKPLFEAGKVYLALPPLYKLSKGTGKKEKIAYAWTDDELVQVTKDFGKNYILQRYKGLGEMNADQLWDTTMNPETRTLIRVKIDNAAQAEKRVSVLMGDKVEPRRKWIESHVEFTFEEGGSILENSQIMDQIETVDEGSVEDGE
- the hslU gene encoding ATP-dependent protease ATPase subunit HslU, with the translated sequence MTKDNMTPKEIVAELDKYIIGQATAKKSVAVALRNRQRRLKLNEDMQKEITPKNLLMIGATGVGKTEIARRLATIVQAPFVKVEATKFTEVGYIGRDVESMVRDLVEASIQIVEKQQYSNVYTQAERNAIERIVKLLIPGIKKEKKQNTNANPFESMFKNMGIDPNQVNPQAAEEEEEEVTETISNDREKMKQQIRNGLLDDRELTVQVESQKKPMNSSMGAGLEQMGIDLNETLGALRPKQKTKRTVTVKKAIELFIQEESSKLVNPEDIQSMAVDLAQNAGIIFIDEFDKITSKNENSGTVSREGVQRDILPIVEGSQVTTKYGPIQTDHILFIASGAFHVAKPSDLIPELQGRFPIRVELDDLTKEDFVKILTEPNNALLKQYIAMLETENVTITFTYESIERLAEIAYHVNHETDNIGARRLHTILEKLLEDLLFEAPDMQMGEITITESYVNEKIEHIVADKDLSRYIL